ccTGAGATGTAAACTCCCCAGCATTATCTAGACGGATTGTCTTTATTGTATAGTCTGGAAATTGTGCtttcaatcttattatttgagccAGCAATCTCGCAAAAGCCATGTTGCGAGTTGATAATAAACACGCATGTGACCATCTTGTAGAAGCATCTATCAAGACCATATATATTTAAAGGGTCCACATGCAGGTTGAATTGGTCCACATATATCACCCTGTATACGTTCCAGAAACGCAGGGGATTCAATTCCAACCTTAACTGTTGATGGTTTAATGATCAACTTTCCTTGAGAACAAGCAGCACAAGAGAATTTCTTTGATTGAAGGATATTTGGGCTCTTTAAGGTGTGcccatgtgaattctcaatgATTTTGCGCATCATATTAAATCCGGGATGGCTCAACCGGTCatgccaaatgataaaatcattaaaattagtaaacctTTTGTTTGCTACGGCATGTGATTCAACTGTACTTATACTTGTATAGTACAACTCAGAAGAAAATGCAGGTAATttttcatgcacaattttcttctctacattAATTGTAGTAATGTAAAGGTATTCAACCTTACCTTCATTAGCCGTCTCAACATGATAGCCATTTTGGCGAATaactttgaaacttaataagtttctttgagacttactacaatataATGCATTATCAATGCTTAATATTGTCCTTCCAGGTAGTAATAAGGTCGCTCTTCCAGAgccctcaattaattttgtactacCTGNCAGAgcccttaattaattttttactacCTGATATTGTGTTGACATATGACATTTTCATAACCAAATTAGaaaagtatttcttttcttttaatattgtatgcGTTGTAGCACTATCAAGAAGGCATACATCTCCATTACTCATCTTGAATCCAACTGACAACTGGggatttctattaattttcattaaaataaaatacatcaaaagaaggaagaaacaaaattaacaacggaaatttaaatacttcaacatgaataacataataattaaaaatacataagtaaaatattaacagACTTCATTCCCCAGCTAAAAGATCAAACATCAGTTTCGATCTCCAAAGAAGTCATCAACTTCCATATGAGTAATGTCACCAAGACCATCAAAAACATCATCCTTTAAAGCCAAATTTGCTTCAACATCCTTATCATATTTCTGAGATGTTCCCGGCTCATCATCATCTTTATGAGTCATATGTGACTCAGCTCGAGCATTGGAAGAGGAAGCaccacttttatttcctttctttttaaaGGAATTTTGATAGAGCCTTACAAAATGCTCATGTGTGCGACATTCATTCTTCCAATGGCCTTTCATGCCACAACGACGACAATTACTTTTTGAGGGGTTATTTTGAGAACTCATGTTGTTCTCCCTTTTATTATGACCACCACCTTGACGATTAGTGTATCGTCTTTTATCTTTGCCACGTCCCCGTGCATTATTATAGCCCCGATGATCATCTCTTTTTACTTCAGATTGATCACGTGCTTCCACCACATTTGCCTCCGGTAATGGAGCAGCTCCAGTGGGACGagcttcatgatttttcattaaaagagcATTATGTTGCTCAGCCACCAAAAGACATGAGATTAGTTCAGAATATTTCTGAAAACCCTTTTCACGATATTGCTGCTGCAATATCACATTTGAGGCATGGAAAGTAGTAAGTGTCTTTTCCAACATGTCCTCATCTTTTATAGTCTCCCCACATAATTTTAACTGGGAGGTTTTCCTGAATACAGCAGAGTTGTATTCAATTACAGTCTTAAAATCTTGAAACCGTAAATGCATCCACTCATAACGAGCTCTTGGCAACACTGTTGCCTTTAGGTGGTCATATCGCCCCTTTAAATCAGTCCACAATTCAAGTGGATCTTTTACCGTCAGATATTCAATCTTCAGGCCCTCATCAAGATGATGACGAAGGAAAATCATAGCCTTCGCCTTATGTTGACTCGATGCTTCATTTCCCTGAGTAATAGTGGCATCAAGACCTTTAGCAGCCAAGTGAATCTCAGAATGGAGTACCCATGAAAGATAATTCTTTCCAGAAATATCTAATGCCACAAACTCAAGTTTGGATAAATTCGacataatgaaattatgagagaatatgtgaattaaataaaaatatttatataatacctttgcaagtagcaaATTCGTGCGGATAACGTGTTGTAAAGAAAGCTcagaatataagaagaaaaagacaagaagtataagatagaggagaaaattttcttattcaagtgtgtcattcaatggtgaatgatatctctatttatagtgttgagatatcatagtcaaaggtcaccttggaattatacatagttatcatcaaggttcatatcaccttgaaatcttatcacattggaaacactaatacatgaatccaattaattgttggataactctaatgtatcatccacatatacaaTGGATTTACAACATCTAGAACTTTTTTGATATAGACATTTTAAGACAGTCCCATTAATTCTTGTGATCTATTATGGAATATTTCTATCCCTATCACATAGGATTCCTCACCaaaatctttcatttcaaagttCATAAAGAGAAAGTCATTTGTCTCACACAATTGTGCCTAAATAATTAGTAACAAGTAAAATGTCATCTACATACAGGACAAAAAATGTAAACTTACTCCCATTGATCTTTTGATATCTACACGGATCAACGATAATTTCGTTAAATACAAAAGATGTTATCGTATCATTAAACTCTATATACCATTTTCGTGAGGCTTGTTTGAGTCCATATGTTGACTTCATTAGTTTACACACtatttgatctttttctttaatttcaaaaccCTTTGGTTAGTCCATATAAACATTCTCCTCGAGGTATCCattaaaaaagaaacttttcacattcatttgatgtaACTCTAAATCATAATGATCTACCAAAGCCAACATAATTCTTAATGAGTCTATCTTTGAGACCGTTGAAAAGGTTTCTTTATAATCAATGCCTCCTTTTTTAGTATATTCCTGGGCAGCAAGTCTAGTTTTATATTGTTCAATATTATCATTTGAATCGTGTTTGGTCTTAGACTCATCTATGCCCGATTACTTTAAAACTTAATGGTAATTGAATGAGATCCCAAACTTTGTTATATTCCATGGATTTTAACTCTTCATTCATGACATTAATCCATTTATCAGACTCATTGTTTTATGTGGCTTGTGAAAATGACATCAAatctttattaattcaaaagTCAGAATCTGACTCTTgcaaataaatcacataatgACCTttttttatgactttgtttGTGGTTCATTTGTGTCAGATACTTGTGAGTTAGTTCCTTCTTGAAGTGTTTCACCCAAATATTGTTCAAAATTGTCAAAGTGTTcttcaataaaagaaacaacattTGTGATTGGTACGGAAGTATGTACATTCATGGGCAATGAAATATTTACCCTTACCTCATTAATTTCCACACTTTATCGTTCAACACTCCCACCAACTTCACCATTCTTAACGAATTTTGGAAATACAGTTAGACATTACTCTTCATTACAATTTTCATAGTATTCACCACCTCTATCTGACCTAATGTTTTTCACTTTCTTATTTAATTGTCTTTCAACCTCTTTAACGTACACTTTGAGAGCGTCCTCTACTGAATTCATTTTCAACAAATAGATAAATCCACAGCGTGAATAATCGATAAAggtgtaaaatatttttgtcccCTAAAAGATGAAACATCAAAGAGTCCGTCAATATTATTGTGTATAATTTCAAGAAGCTGAGTGCTCTTTGTGGCACTTTTCTTGTTATGCttgatttgttttcctttaatgCAATCCAAAGATATATCAAGATCAATAAAATTCAGATTTGGAAGAATCTCATTctttactaattttttaaatctttcttTAAATACATGACCCAAGCGTTTATGTGACAAATAAGCAGAATTTTAATTTAGTGAACTACTTCTAATTATTATCGAATTTCAATCTATATAAACCATCAATAAGAACATCAAAATCATAAGAATGTTattcttatataaattgaaacagccATGTCTAAACTTAAAATCAAATTCAGAAACATCAAGTCTTGAAAGAGAAATCAAATTCCTAGAAATCGAAGGAACATAAAGATTCTGTAATAGATCAAGGTGATGTCCAGTCTCCAAGATCAAATGATAAGTCCCTATGCCTTCAATTTTAGCCTTCATGCAATTTCTCATAAACAAGaaactttttatttgaaatcataGTTTGGATTGTAGTGAATCCCTGTAACATAGTGGATACATGAGTAGTTGCACCAAAATCAAGCCACCAAGTATTATTAGAAACTTCtattaaatttgatttgaaacaTACAAAGACACTAAATGTACATTTCTTTTCAAATCAAACTTTACATTTAAGGCAATCTTTCATAAAGTATCCTTCCTTTTTATAGAAACGACACACATCAGccttgagttccttataagcACCTTGTGAAATTTTAGCAggttcttctttttcttaaacttgTTGGCTTTCACTTTAAGTCATTTACCAGCTTCTTGATTCATGAGGTTAATGGAATGATCTCCTTGTTTCTTAAGTCTTGGCTCCTCTTGAGTAAGCATACTGGACGATTCACTAACATTTCTCTTATCCTTAATATTGTTATAGTCCATACTCAAGAGGCAATGAGTTCAGAATAAACTGAACTAAGAAGGTGTCATCCACTTTCATTCCCAAGGTCCAAAGTCTTGCTACAATATTAGTCATCCATTGGTTTGATTTGCATATTACGCGACCCGTCAAACTTCATGGTCGTTAGTTCAGCCATTAGTGTACCAGCGAGAGACTTATCAGCAGAATGAAAACGTTCTTCCACAAACTTCAGGTATTTCCTAACACTTTCTGTTTGTGGAATAGTAGTCTTAATGTTGTTAGCAACAGTCATTTGCATGAACATAAGGATCAATCTGTTGGAGCGTTCCCATGATTTatgaaatgacttttcattctCACTGTTGTTATCGGTAATGGAAGTAGGTTTGTCATTCAGCAGATCCAAGTCAAGATCCATCACACCTAAGTGGAACTAGACTTGTTCATGTCATTCAGAGAACTTCAATCTGTTGAATATAGTAACAGACGAATCATGTGAATGAAGAGGAATAATTGCAAATAGATACATACtcacatatcaaaataatgtaAATTCAGCAAAAACGATAAAGTACATCGTAATTCTCCTTTGGGTAGATATTACGACACACTATCATGATTTAGATgtcattttttaatctttaataggcaattaaataattttaagcaaCATATATGACATCTTTGGATATACAATATATGTTTGATTGAAAATGTTAATTTACCTCATATTTTTCACTATTGGTAGAAAGATAGATTCAccttttgataaaaattttcaagttcTAGCAAAAGTGAAAGtcaatgtatctatttatttttcaatttatgcaTTTAATTAACCTTCATAgataaatgacaattttatgaGTGCATATTTTTCTTAACCATACTAGTTTGATCACTTCAGTGACTAACAAGTTATACGAATACAAATGCATACATAATCTCATAAAATTTTGTGCATGTAAATAATTTTAAGCATTTAGTTTgaccactttggtgactaacaaactataaaaacataataaatgcATCAGTGATCATAAACATGATATGTGTAGACGTTAATTTTCTCTAGTTTGGTCattttggtgactaacaaactatataaatacaaagcacacataacatcataacattttgtgcatgtgaataattttaaacattttaatttgGCCACTTCGGTGACTAACACACtataaaaacataatacatgcatcaagtgaACGTAAACATGATATGTGTAGCATTAATTTCTCTAGTTTTATCACTTTGGtactaacaaactatataaatacaaagTACACATTGCATCATAAAAATTTCTGCACGtggataattttaaacattttagtttGCCCACTTTagtgactaacaaactatagaaacataatacatgcatcaagtgatCATAAACATGATATGTGTCAACATTAATTTTCTTGATTgaccactttggtgactaacaaactatattgCACTAAGTatactcatattattttattacttagTATAACAACCACTTTGATTTATTTCATAAtctaaaagaaaacataattattacaCTATGGGAGGATtaaaaattttcagaatttgtgCAATCTAAaccaaaacataattaattatttatttagggaTGGTGGGCGGTGATTACTCTTTATTACCCTACCAAGGCTGATGCAGTTATATAATTTCTGAAGATTACCGGTTCAAACAATCTAGGCTTGATGCCACATGTAAGattaaatactttataacataaTATCAAGATTTTGAACACGATAATCTTACATAGATATCGTTAGGGATACATACATGAAGAGGAAGACATCATTACAGAGAAAAACAGAAGTGTTAGTCGTAAATTGGTTTCTACCTCCTTACCTTAACTTTATGTTATCACAAGCATCAACGATGAAATTATTGTAGAGAATATGTGATATTCTATGGGTGGAGGGAGAATGAATTTATAGACGTTATGAATTAATCTGCTACGTCCATCAAGTAACTGTTGACACCCTATTTTGGCCTTCCACAATATAAATTAGTTATCgagcttcttaaatttcaaacgatttgaaataattgactttttaaaatatttttcaagttattttaagtaattttaccatttttataattttttaaaaaaaaatttaaatattatacataattttgtatatatttattatactaatatttgaaaatcgtctaaaaatattttagcttTACTTAAACATTTGGTTGATTAGTTTAACTAAtttatagtttatatttttgagttatttagtttacaattaatttaatttttttatttcattaaaattaagaagcttgccaattaattatattattcacCTTATAAAATTAGTAGccgaatttattaaataaactcAATTTGACTACATTCTTAATTCAATagctaaatttataatttaatagacAAATTCTTTGAATACAATTGTATACAAAATTTGGACACTTTTGCTCACATTTCCAGCAGCCAAATTCCCCGCAACAACGCCCAACCCACTAACAAAATCTAGAAACCCATTTCTCCACAAGAAGTCCAAACAATAATACATCAGCATACCAAACGACCCGCCAGACCCCTGTTCTTCTTCTCCATCCACGAAATCATCCACGAAAACCGGAAAAAGCCACGACTCAGCCTAGCCACAAAGCAAACAACGAAGCGA
The window above is part of the Solanum pennellii chromosome 5, SPENNV200 genome. Proteins encoded here:
- the LOC107019633 gene encoding uncharacterized protein LOC107019633, encoding MSNLSKLEFVALDISGKNYLSWVLHSEIHLAAKGLDATITQGNEASSQHKAKAMIFLRHHLDEGLKIEYLTVKDPLELWTDLKGRYDHLKATVLPRARYEWMHLRFQDFKTVIEYNSAVFRKTSQLKLCGETIKDEDMLEKTLTTFHASNVILQQQYREKGFQKYSELISCLLVAEQHNALLMKNHEARPTGAAPLPEANVVEARDQSEVKRDDHRGYNNARGRGKDKRRYTNRQGGGHNKRENNMSSQNNPSKSNCRRCGMKGHWKNECRTHEHFVRLYQNSFKKKGNKSGASSSNARAESHMTHKDDDEPGTSQKYDKDVEANLALKDDVFDGLGDITHMEVDDFFGDRN